CGTCGTAACCTTTTTTACTCATGCTCAGCTCCTGTGGTCTGTTTGCGTCTGCTTCGGCCTGCCGACGCCTCAAATCCGAGATGGGAATCGGAACAAGGATAGCCGGCCGCTGACTTAAACGAAAATCGATTCTCCTGATGCGATCGATAGACGATTGCTGATGCCAGCGGCCCGCGGGGAATCGGTTTCAATGCAGCCGGGAACTTTAACCGAAGAGACACGTTCAGACAATCCTTTTCCGGCGATCCGCTCTTCGCCAAGCGCCATCCGCGCAGTGCCCTGCCCTCCCGAGGCTAGCGAGTCGCTGCTACTGGCAACCCGCGCCAAGAGATTCTAAAATCGGTGGCATATTCGTTCCCAGGCGCGGCATCTTCACGGAGGGCCCCATGCCCCAAGCTCGTCATCCCAAAACCGGCAAGCCCATCGATACAGCTAAGCTCGATCAGATCGTCGCCAGCGCGCGGCGCGCCAGCGACGACCGTGCCGCCGGCTATCGCGCCCAGGCGCTCAAGCTCTACCCCTGGGTTTGCGGGCGCTGTAGTCGGGAGTTCAATCAGCAAAACCTGCGCGAGCTGACCGTCCATCACAAGGATATGGACCACGACAACAACCCGCCCGACGGCAGCAACTGGGAATTACTCTGCCTGTACTGCCATGACAACGAGCATCAGAAGTTCGAAGAGCACCTGGCCGCGCTCGCCTCCGGCCGCGCGCCGGGCGGAGCATCCGCGGGCAGCCAGACCAGCACCACCACCCACCGGCCATTCGATGCCCTCGGCGATTTACTCAAGCAGGGCACCAAGGGCGATTGATAGATCCGCTGAAATTATAACTCTGCCCACATGCGCAGCAGGTTGTTGTAGGACCGATCCACATAGGCAGTGTGCTCGGCCTCGGGCGCGTCCTTGAGCAGATGCTCGCGCGCCAGGTTCAATTCGGAGAGCAGCTCGCGTTGAGCGGGGTCGCGCACGTAGCTTTGAATCCAAGTAAGGGCGACCAGGCGCTGGCCGCGCGTGACGGGCGCGACCCAGTGCAGGCTGGCTGAGGGATAGAGCACCGCATGGCCGGCGGGCAGCTTGACCGCGCGCTCGCCAAAGCTGGTGCGGATGGTCAACTCGCCCCCGTCATAGTCCTCTGGTGCGTTCAGAAACACCGTCAGCGACACATCGGTGCGAAAGCGCGGCCCGCTCGCTCCCATGATGGGATCATCGATGTGCGCGCCATAGGTCATGCCCGGCTCGTACCGGGCGACGATGAAGTCCGCCACCCGGTGCGGCAGCGCGCCAAAGCGAAAGGCCGGGTGATGGCCGAGGCTCGGCATCAGGATGCGTGCCAGCCGCTCCATGCGCGCTCGCTCACCGGCGAGTTCCTGATTGTGCTTGACGCGCGCAGCGGCAAATCCGGCGCTCAGCTTGCCGTCGACGAACTCAGCGCCCTCGATCACCTCGCGCACTTTGTCGAGCTGGGGCCGGTTCAGCAGTTCCGGGATGGTCAGCAGCATCGGGCGAAGTACCTCGTCTGGGTGGTGGTCATGGCGCTCGGGCGTCCTTATCATCAGTCAGACAAGATAGGAACACAGGCGCATTGGAGACTGACGCATGATCCTCGAAGCCATTGTTGAAGACCAGGTCTACAGCCTGAATGTCCCCGAGTCACTGCTCACGCAGGCCGGTGATTTTTTCGACCAGCTCGACCGCGATATGGATAACGGCTGGCAGATGAGCCGCGACTGGGTGGACGCGCCCGACCAGGTGCAGCGCGGGCAGATTGTCGCCGACAAACTGCTGACCGCGCTGGAGAACGAAAACCAGAAGCTCGGCATGCTGATGGCTGGCTATCTGCTCTCCCGGCTACCGGGGCTCAAGTCGGTCGAGTTTGACATCCAGGGTGAGATTCAGAACAACCAGTTCGATTTCCATCCGAGCGTCGATGCGCACAGCAGCCCCTTGTCCGCTGCCAGCAAGCCACCCACCGCGGCCGAACCCCCTGCCGGCGCGCCTCCCGAAACCGCAGCCGAAGCCAACACCGGTCCATCGGCCGAGCAGCTCACCGCCACGGCGCGCAATTGCGCGGGTGCCCCTCGCGGTCTCAGTAAACTGCAAGCCATGGCGCAAGCTGGGCAGGATGTGTCCAAGGTGTTCAAGGTCGGCAAGGGCTATCGCTTCTCGGTATTCGACCACGCCAGTCAAGGCTGGCAGGACGGTCCGCTACTCAAGTCCCAGGACGAGGCCGAGCGCCTACGCGAGCGGGTCTTCGCCAGCCGTTACGAAGCGCTGCAGCGCGCGGAGTAAGTTGCCACGGGGCCGCTCCGCGGAATTGCCGCGTGGTTTCTATCCTTAGCTTGCGAGTCGCTCCAGCGGGCGCAGTGCATCGATACTGGCGCCAATCTGCTCGGCTGAGACATCACTGGTCACCAGCGCGGTGCCAATGGCCTTCAGCAGCACCAGCCGCAGCGCCCCGGCCTGAACCTTCTTATCCACCGCCATCAGCTCGAGCATGCGCTGGCTGCTGAGTGCTGGAGGCGGAGCAACCGGCAAAGCGAACCGCTCGAGCAGGGCGCGGGTACGCGCGACAGCATCCGCGTTGAGCCAGCCAAGCTGGCGCGAGAGCTCCGCCGCCATGACCATACCGGCAGCCACCGCTTCGCCGTGAAGCCATGCGCCATAGCCGAGGCCCGCCTCGATCGCATGACCAAAGGTGTGGCCGAGATTGAGCAGCGCGCGCTGGCCGAGCTCGCGCTCGTCGGCCTCGACCACCTCGGCCTTGTTGCGACAGGAGCGCTCAATGGCTTCCGCCAGCACCGCGGGCTCGCGCGCCAACAGCGCCTCGGCATGGGCCTCGAGCCAGTCGAAAAATTCCGGATCGCGGATCAGCCCGTATTTGACTACCTCGGCCAGGCCGGCCGCGAGCTCCCGTTCAGGCAGTGTGCTCAGAGTGTCGGTATCGGCGATCACCGCCACCGGCTGGTGAAAGGCGCCGATCATGTTCTTGCCGGCTGGATGGTTGATGCCAGTCTTGCCGCCGACAGAGGAATCGACTTGCGCCAGCAAGGTGGTCGGCACCTGAACAAAGGACACGCCACGCTGGTAGCAAGCCGCCGCAAAGCCGGTGATATCGCCAACCACGCCGCCGCCGAGGGCGATCAGGGTGCAGTCGCGCGCGAAGCGCTGCTCGAGCAGGGCATCAAAAATCCCGTGCCAGGTGTCGACCTCCTTGTAGGCCTCACCATCGGGCAAAATCCGCTCAGCCAGTTGAAAATCACCCAGGGCCGCGCGCAGCCTGTCAAGATACAGCGGCGCCACTGTGGTATTGCTGACGACCATGACCTGATGGCCGCGGATATGGGGCCGCAGACAGTCTGGCTCGCGCAGCAGGCCCGGGCCGATGAAGATCGGATACGCCCGCGCCCCCAGATCAATTTCCAGCTGTTTGGTCATCGCACCAAGCTTGAGCATCAGAGCGATTCCTCTTCCAGCCGGCGGACGATCTCCTTGACCACAGAGGAAGTCCCGCGCCGCTCGGTCGAGACCACCATGTCCGCTACCTGCCGATAGACAGGCTCACGCTCGGCCATCAGTTCTTTGAGCTTGGCCAGCGGGTCCTCGGTGTCGAGCAGGGGCCGGTTGCGGTCGCGCGCGGTGCGCGAATGCTGCTGCTCGGCACTGCAGTGCAGGTAAATCACGAAACCGCGCGCGGCAAGCCGCTGTCGGTTCTCGGCCAGCATGATGGCACCGCCGCCGGTGGCCAGCACGACGCCGTCCTGCTCGGTCAGGTCCTCGATCACCTGGCGCTCGCGCGCGCGAAAGCCGGCTTCGCCCTCAAACTCAAACACCGTCGGAATATCAACGCCGGTGCGGCGCTGGATTTCCTGATCGCTATCGAGAAAACTGTAACCGAGCGCCTCGGCCAATTGGCGCCCGACCGTGCTTTTGCCGGCCCCCATGGGACCGACCAGAAAAATATTTGGTGGCATTGTCATAGCGCACAGGTATGCCAGATTTGCCAGCTCGGGGCAAGGTGGCCGCCGCATCCGCGCGAACGCTCTCCGACCCAAAACAAGCCGGAAGCCCGCGTCGTTCCGGTATATACTAGCGCGTCACTGACCGAGACCACCCATCAAAAAACGCAATCCGACCGATTCTCGATGAGCCTCCCCCACCGCCATACCAATGCCCCGGCGCGGCCGGTTTTTCTCGAGCCCTGGCGCATTCGCCTGCCCTTGCCGGGATTCGTCTCCATTCTGCACCGCGTCAGCGGGGTGCTGATGGTACTGGCCATTCCCATCGGCGCCTGGGCGCTCGGCGCTGCGGTGGCAAGCGAACAGGGCTTTGACCGCGTCACCGGCTTGCTCAACGTTCCGCTGGTCAAAATTGCACTACTGCTGCTGTTGTGGTCCTTCTTGCATCATCTTTTCGCGGGTCTGCGCTTTCTGCTGATGGACCTGGGATTTGCCATTGAGCTCACGCCCGCGCGGCGCACGGCCGCGCTTGCCCTGGGCGCTGGCTTGGCGGCGACTCTGCTGCTCGGTGGAGGCCTGCTATGAGCCGCCAGGCATCGGGGCTCAAAGCCTGGTTTATTCAGCGCTTGAGCGCAGTTTATATTGCGCTCTTTGGCAGCTATCTGATCATCCGCATCGTGCTGGCGCCGCCGCCCGCTTACGCAGACTTTCTCGCTTGGCTGAGCACGCCGCCGGCTGCACTTGGCATCCTGCTGTACATTCCGCTGCTGCTGGCGCATGCCTGGGTCGGCCTGCGCGATGTGCTGATCGACTACATCAAGCCGTCATCCTTGCGCTTGGGCCTGCTCGGCTTCTTTGCCTTCGTGCTGCTTGGCTCCGGCCTGTGGGCCGCGCAGGCGGTGCTGCTGGCGCGCGCGCTGGCGCTTGGAACTGGGAGTTCGGAATAGCATCATGGCACTGCAACACCGACATTTCGATGCCCTGATCATCGGCGCTGGCGGCGCCGGACTGAACGCCGCCCTGCGGCTGGCCAACGCCGATTACCGCGTCGCCGTGGTGTCCAAGGTCTTTCCCACCCGCTCCCACACGGTGGCGGCCCAGGGCGGGGTAAATGCGGCCCTGGCGAACGTGGCACCGGACAACTGGCACTGGCACATGTTCGATACCGTCAAGGGCTCGGATTATCTCGGCGATCAGGATGCGATCGAGACCATGTGCCGCGAGGCCATCCCGACCGTCTATGAGCTCGAGCATGCCGGCGTGCCCTTCTCGCGACTCGACAACGGCAAGATCTACCAGCGCGCCTTTGGCGGCATGACGCAGAACTTTGGCGGCGACCAGGCTGCGCGCACCTGTGCCGCGGCCGACCGCACCGGACATGCGATTCTGCATACCCTGTATCAGCAGAACATCCGCGCGCGCACGCATTTTTTCGATGAAGTCTTCGCGGTCGACCTGCTACGCGACGACGACGGCGTGGTGCTCGGCGCCCTGGTGCTGGACATCGAAAGCGGCGAGCCCCTGGTCATTGAAGCCAAGGCCACGCTGCTGGCCACCGGCGGCTATGGCCAGGTGTTTCGCACCTGCACCAATGCCTTCATCAACACCGGCGACGGCATGGCCATGGCACTGCGCGCCGGGGTGCCGCTGCAGGACATGGAGTTTTATCAGTTCCACCCGACCGGCGTTGCCGGCAAGGGCATGCTGATCACCGAGGGCGCGCGTGGCGAAGGCGGTTATCTGATCAACGCCTCCGGCGAGCGCTTCATGGAGCGCTATGCGCCGAAGGCGCTCGATCTGGCCAGCCGCGATGTGGTCGCCCGGTCCATCGTGACCGAGATCCGTGAAGGGCGCGGCTGCGGACCGCATCAGGATCATGTGCTGCTGAAGCTCGACCACCTCGGCGCCGATGTGGTCCATCACCGCTTACCCGGCATTGTCGATATTTGCCGGGTCTTTTTGGGCATCGACCCGGCTGAAAAGCCGATTCCGGTCTTCCCAACCGCGCACTATGCGATGGGCGGCATCCCCACCGACCGCGCTGCGCGGGTGGTCAGCCCGGCACGTCACGGGCCGGAAGAAGTCGTCCCCGGGCTCTATGCCGCCGGTGAATGCGCCTGCGTGTCGGTGCATGGCGCCAATCGGCTTGGCGGCAATTCGCTGCTGGATATCCTGGTGTTCGGCCGCGCCGCCGGACAGGACATTGAGCGCTATCTCAGCGAGAACCCCAATCATCGCCCGCTCAAGCCGGACCATCTCGCGCCCGCGCTGACGCGGCTCGAGCGCTGGGAGCGGCAGGGCGACGGCGAGCCGGTGCATGTGGTCAAGGCCGATCTGCGCCGGCTGATGGAAGACCACTGCGGGGTGTTTCGCGACCGGGCCACCATGGCAGCGGGCCTCGAGAAGCTCCGCGCCCTGCGCCCGCGGATCGAGAACGCGCGCTTGCAAGATCATAGCCGGACCTTCAACACCGCCCGCATCGAGGCACTCGAGCTCGACAATCTGGTCGATGTCGGCATGGCCACCCTTGCCACGGCGCTGGCGCGCGAGGAAAGCCGCGGGGCGCATTCGCGCGTCGACTTCCCCGAACGCGACGATGTGCACTGGATGCAGCACAGCCTGTTTTGGCTTGAGGGCGACCGCGTCGACGCCAAGCCGGTGCGCACCAAGCCGCTGACGGTGGACAGCTTTCCTCCAAAGGCCCGGGTGTATTAGCTGCCCGCGAACGGACACTTACCTGAAACAGCATTTCCATCCGGCGCGATTGCCGGGACGATGAGCACGCAAGCGGCATGAAAATCAAGGTCTATCGATTCAACCCAGAGCGCGATACCAAGCCGCGCATGCAAAGCTTTGAGGTCGCAGCGCGGCCGGGAATGATGCTGCGCGATGCGCTGCTAGAGATCCGCGCGCTCGATGAGAGCTTCGGCTTCCGCCACTCCTGCGGTGAGGGCGTGTGCGGCTCAGACGGCATGAACGTCAACGGCGTCAATTGCCTGGCCTGTATCACGCCACTGGCGGAGCTGAAGGAGCCGGTGGAAGTGCGCCCCCTGCCCGGCCGGCCGGTGATCCGCGACCTGATCGTCGATATGAGCCAGTTCTACGACCAGTATCGCGATGTCAAACCCTATCTGGTGCGCACCGAGCCGCTACCGGAGCAGGAAATCCCGCAAGTGCCGGCCGAGCGTGATCGACTCGACGGGCTCTATGAGTGCATCCTGTGCGGGTGCTGCTCCACGGCCTGCCCGTCCTTCTGGTGGAATCCGGGCAAATTCCATGGCCCAGCCGCCCTGCTCCAGGCCTGGCGCTTCCTCGCCGACAGCCGCGATCAGGCCACCGACGAGCGCCTGGACGCACTCGAGGGACCCTACAAGCTATTCCGCTGCCACAGCATCATGAACTGTGTCGAGGTCTGCCCCAAGGGTCTGAACCCCACCAAGGCCATCGGCAAAATCAAGGAGCTGATGCTCGAGAAAGCGGTTTAGTTGGCGCTAATCCAACACTGCCGGCGCAGTTTGTTTTCGGCACCAAAAACGACCCCGACCAAACTGGACAGCCAGCATGAGCGCCACTCCAGGCAGCGTTATCGATGAAGAGCCGGCGACCCGAATGCACCGCCTGCGCTGGCAGTGCCGGCGCGGCATGCTTGAGCTCGACCTGCTGCTCAGCGGCTTTCTCGAGCAGGGCTATGCGCAGCTGTCGCAGGCGCAGCAAGCGGATTTCGTGCGGCTACTCGAATTCCAGGACCAAGTCCTGCAACATTGGCTGATCGGTCGCGGTCTGCCCGATGACCCCGCCATGCGCACGCTGGTGGAGCGCATTCAATCCCACCAAGGGCGGCGGGCAGAGACCAGCGCCTCCCAGCGGCTGTCAAAGTCCTCCAACAACTGATGAAAGTGATAACTGCGCCAGCCGATCAGGGCACCGGCATAGGTTCGCAGCTCGCGGTTGTCGGGGTCGCGGGCGAGCAAGTCATCGAGCAGGCTCTGGGTCAGTGCTAAATCGTTCATCACGCCCAGCACGTCCTGGATGCCCTTCATGCAGGCGATGAACTGACCCATGTCTGAAAACAGCGGCCGAAAGAACTCGGCCGCGTAGCGCAGCTTCTTGCACTCGATACGGAGTTGATGCATGGCTGGGGCATCATGGCGGTCGGCCGCGCTGCCGGCGTCCAACACCCGGCGCGCCTGTTTATCAAGCAGTTTTCGCGCGCTACCGATGATCGGCCGCGCCAGCTTGCGGGCGCGCCTGTCGGGCTGATCCATACCGGGCTCGCCCCCCTGCTCCAGCCACAGCGGAAACTCCTCGCGAAAACGCCGGTAGCTGTCGCTGTCGAGCAGCGCTTGAACCTCCTCGGCATAGACATCGGCACGCCGGCGCGCAGCCAACTCGCGCAGCGCAGCTTCACCCGGTAAGGGCAGCTTGCCCGCGGTATCAGCCAGCCCCTCGTCGATAAAGACGTCCAGGTCGCGCGCGCGCCCGAGTTGCCCGGCCAGCTCGCGCATCTGCTCTCGCCAGGCGCGCGCCTGCTCGGGGTCGAGCAACTTGCGAAACAGCGACAGCGCCGAGCGCATGCGCCGCAGCGACACGCGCATCTGGTGCACGCCTTCGATGTCCGTTCCAGCCCGCGCGAGTGCTTCATGCGCGAGCATGGCCTCGAAATTGTGCCGCAGAATAACGCGGATGGCCGCGGCGACGGGCATCTCGGCGGTGAGCGGCGGGGATTGTTTGGTCTTTGCTGCCAATGCTTGGACCTTCCGTCATCGCATAGGGGGTGGTAGCCTGTTGCACCCTAGCGCCGAGCCGCGTTCAAATGCAAGCGCGCGCTCAGCGTCGAGAGGTTTTCTCAACGATTGAACTCTTTTCAGGCATCGAGGCAGTTGGCGATGATCCGCACCTTCCACCTCCGTTTTCTGGTTCCGGCCGCCGCTGCGGCGCTCATCCTCGCAGGCTGCATCGACGGCATGCGCAAGGATGATCTGATGCATGTGGATTGCATGACAGCGCCAGACCCCGGCCCCTGCAGAGGCGCCTTTCCCGGATTTTATTACGACTATCCGAGCGATCGCTGTGAGCGATTTACCTACGGCGGTTGCGGCGGGTCGCGCCCATTCGAGTCCATGGACGCCTGTGTGAAGGCCTGCGGCGCCAAAAAAGGTCGCTAGTCTCAGTCAATGGCTCTGAGCACGCCCCCCCGAGTGACCAGCAGCTGATCAAATCCGCAAAGCGACTGGCACCCTGGGGCTGGTGCTAAGCCCATGCCACTGCTTGAGGAGATCGACGTGAGGAGACCGGCAGCGCCCAGCGTGCCGCCTATAGCAGCGCTATCACCTGATCGTGACCCTCGGCCATCGCCCAGTCGGCGGCAGTGCGCCCCTGATGGTCAGGCAGGGTTTTATCGGCACCGGCACGCACCAGGGCCGCGACGGTCTCGGCATGGCCGCGCTTGGCGGCCCAGATCAAGGCGGTGAAGCCCTGGGTGCTTTCCTGATGGTCGATCATGGCCCCGTTCGCCAGCAGTGCCTCGACCACTTGGGCATGATTGTTCGAAGCGGCCAGCAACAGGGCGGTGTAATCGCCGGTATCGGCGGCATCGACCTCGGCCCCCGCCTCGAGCAAGGCGCGCACGGCCTCCAGATGCCCATTGACGGCCGCTTTCATCAGCGGTGTCCATTGGCAAGCGTCGCGATAATTCGGCTCGGCGCGCCGCCCGAGCAGCGCATTCAGCGCCTGGGTGTCACCGCTTTCGGCAAGCTCCAGCAGTTGCGGACCCGTTTCGGGCGATGAGCCACCACAGCCACCCAGGGCTCCGACGAGAAGCACCGCCAGCGCAGACTCTTTTAGCAATCGAGAAGTATTTCGTTTCATGCGCCCTAGAGTGCCGTGTTGGACCAGGCCCAACAATGACGGAACGCAAGGGCGCCTTCAGCACCCGATGCCGCATGGCAACCCGATACGGGTCGGGCACAGCAAGGGATGCACTTCAGCGCGCGACGCTGCATCCCTCGCTATCGCAGCGCACCAGCAGCGCCGAGCGATTGTCGCAGCTGACCCGATGGACTTCGTGCCCGGTTTCCTGGCTATCCGCCCGGCCACCAAGGAGGATCGCACCACTACTGGCCACCTTGCAGCCGTGGCGGGCGGCGAGCTTTTCCGCCTCATAAGACCACTGGCCTGCTGGCGGCGGCGGTGGGGGTGGATCGGGGATAACCGGACGCGCGGCTGGGCGCGTGGATTGACCTGCGGTTGAGCCTGCAGATTGACCCGCCGGAGCTGTGCGCGAGTCGGCATCGCTGCGGTTGCGATCTGGCGGCTGCCTGCTGGGGCGCCCTGCCAGGGCAAAATCGTCCCATTGCTGACGCAGCGAGGCCAAGGCGTTGTACAAATTGACGCGGTAGTCATCGGTCACATCGCGCTGGCTCTCGCGGCTGGTGCCTGGCGCGCTAATCTCCGTCGCCACCAAGGACACGCGCACGCCGCCGGCGTCGCGCGAGAAATCCGCGCGAATCCGCAGCAGCACTGACTTGGGCCCGCCGCCCGATTCGCGCGCCCCAGATTCGTGCACCATGGTCTCAAAGATGGAATAGTCGCTCCCGCTCGCCGCGACTTGCCAGCCCTTGATCAGCGCGGCGTCCAGCGCCAGCGCCTTGGCCCGCGGCACATTGGCCTGCTCGAGATAGACGCCGGGCGCGCCATCGCCCCTATCGCCTCCACCGCCCCCACCGCCCCCACCACTTGGCCCTGCGGCTTGGGCCAGATCAGCCGCGAAGGCGCAGACAAGGGCAAGCAGCAGACAAGCCGGACGCGCCAACGCAGGTGCCATCAAGATGCCAAAACCCGGTTATTGCATCGAGCGGCAGATGCCGCCTTCGCACTTCACCAAGCGGTTTGCGCCGTCACGGCAGCTAACCTCGTGCAGCTCGAAGTTGGGCGTCTTCTGCAACAGCACGGCGCCATTTCCGCTCACCTCGCAGCCCATCTGCCGCGCCAACTGCTCCGCGTAGTACGCCCAGGTGCCGGTGCGGGCACCAGGATCGAGCACCAGCATGCGATTCGGCGCACTGTTGCTGTCGGCTGCGCTGGTCGGCGCGCGGACGAGCGTGTCGCCGGAAACAAAGTCGTCCGGCGAGCTTGTCACCTGAGCTGCCTGGTCCCCATATGCGCTGGCGGCGCCTCGCGCCTCGCCCTGGGCGGGCTCAAACGCAGGCTCGGCGGATCGGATCTCATCGATGCCCGCGGGAGTTGATTCTACCCAAGGTGCCTGCGTCCAATTGGAGTTCGCCAAATTGGAGCCCGACCGGTCTGATTCAGGCATGTCCGATTCCGCCCCGGTCGAAGCCTCAGGATTGGAATCGAACATGTTATCCGGCGCTGGTGCCGGCGCTTCGGGCACGGGTGCCGTCACGGCCAGCCGATGCCCGGTCGCCAGCCAGGCACTCTGGAGTGCGCTCAGGGAGATGGCCAGATCATCCGAATAATCATCGGTGTATTCGAGCTGCTTTTCGCTCTCTGTGCCGGGGTTCACGATCACAAAGGCGCGCAACCCCACCTCAGTTCCCTGCTCTTGTGGAACCAGGGTGACCCAAACCCGTACCTTGGGAGCAGGTCCACCCGGCAAGGCGCCAAGCGCGACGGCCTGCGCGGAAGAGGCCGAGAGGTTGCGCTCCAGGATCAGTTCCGGCGGTACGTCGGTCACGGAACTCGATTGAGCCTGGAGCTTATCGCCCGAAACGATCGCCCAGCCCTTGCTGCGCGCCGAAGCCATGGCGACCGAGCGCGCCTCTTCGACCGCGGCCCCTTGCAAGAGCGTATTGGGCTCACCGGTGATCGAAATAAAACTGCCAGTGCTAGTGGGAGTTGATCCGCAGCCGCTGACTAGGAACGCCAGGCAGACAAGCACTGCAGCGGAAATCGCACGCCAGCCACGCCCTGTCACCCATAGGCGAAAGCCTGCCACGCCAACCCGGCGCTCATGCCAGCCCCGCATGAGCTCGCACCCGATCCGATTTCCAAACGCGCCAGCAAAGATATCGCCCGTCATTCCCCGCCCACTCCAAATACACTCCCGCCACTTCGGCCTCGCCATGCTAGCACAATGGAGCAACCGGACCGCTCAGGCACTTCGAGCCTGCTGAATTAGCCAAGACCCATCATCCCCAGCAGCTCGTCACTCTGCATCACATGGCAGTAAATGCGGTTGATGATCGCAAGCTCGGCGCGATGCAGCTCATCGGTGCCGGCGGCGCAGCAGTCATCGAGCACGATGACATTGAAGCTTTCATCGGCGAGGCTGCGCACGGTCGAGGAAACGCACTGATCGGTGTAGATCCCGCCCACCACCAGATGGCGAATTCCCATATTGGCCAGCACCAGGCGCAGGTTGGTGCCCGTCATCGCGCTATCGCCGGTTTTGGTGATGACAATTTCATCCTCGACCGGCGCAAGCTCGGGAATGATCTGCGACTCCGGACTGC
Above is a genomic segment from Thiorhodovibrio litoralis containing:
- a CDS encoding cysteine hydrolase family protein, whose amino-acid sequence is MSWKTAHRSFYYQNAPEPEDMTLPWRETALLCIDVQNYGLAEHQDPAERARWEPFHQRMRGTVIPRLQALQRSFREHGIDVIHARIACLLNDGRDRSLSQKMPGWNNLLMPKSSPESQIIPELAPVEDEIVITKTGDSAMTGTNLRLVLANMGIRHLVVGGIYTDQCVSSTVRSLADESFNVIVLDDCCAAGTDELHRAELAIINRIYCHVMQSDELLGMMGLG